Proteins co-encoded in one Balneolaceae bacterium genomic window:
- a CDS encoding electron transfer flavoprotein subunit beta/FixA family protein: MKISVCIKQVPDVNAPIQIKEGRLIQDSDRNILNAYDASAVEAALVLQEEHEIDEIEVVLIGPEKAKETIRKALAMGADKGTHIITEDGISYDSFAYAQLLAAYFKENEYDYIFCGKQSQDTDSGLTGSMLAEFLSLPYSTNAVGLEMADGTLTVKRQGDAGQEVIEVPSPGLVTCSNDMNDPRIPSLKGIMQSKRKPVDTVSVSDMDIDLSDESIKTKITSYEEKPERKAGEKFEGEPDEIARKVAQLLDTEANVI; the protein is encoded by the coding sequence ATGAAAATTTCGGTTTGTATTAAGCAGGTACCCGATGTTAATGCACCCATTCAAATCAAAGAAGGACGGCTGATTCAGGATTCAGATCGCAACATTTTAAACGCCTATGATGCTTCTGCGGTGGAGGCTGCTCTGGTTCTGCAAGAGGAGCACGAAATCGATGAAATTGAAGTTGTTTTGATTGGTCCCGAGAAAGCAAAAGAGACGATTCGAAAAGCGCTGGCGATGGGTGCCGATAAGGGCACTCATATCATCACCGAAGATGGCATTTCATATGATTCATTCGCATATGCTCAACTACTGGCTGCATATTTTAAAGAGAACGAATACGATTACATTTTTTGCGGAAAACAGTCCCAGGATACAGACTCCGGGTTAACCGGCTCGATGCTGGCTGAATTTCTAAGCCTCCCCTACTCCACGAATGCTGTTGGACTCGAGATGGCTGACGGCACATTAACTGTGAAACGCCAGGGAGATGCCGGACAGGAAGTGATTGAAGTTCCCTCCCCCGGTCTTGTAACATGCTCCAATGATATGAACGATCCGCGGATTCCCAGCCTGAAAGGAATTATGCAATCGAAACGAAAACCGGTTGACACAGTCTCTGTTTCGGATATGGATATTGATCTCTCGGATGAATCAATTAAAACAAAGATCACATCCTACGAAGAGAAACCGGAACGAAAAGCTGGTGAAAAATTTGAGGGAGAACCAGATGAGATCGCCCGAAAAGTTGCACAACTCCTTGATACGGAAGCGAACGTCATCTAA
- a CDS encoding lamin tail domain-containing protein: protein MIESNITPEPSNHVTNFSASSSSISEIDLSWTDASGSTPPENYLILINESGSFTAPSDGTEQSDDTDLSDGSGVLNIAQGVESATISGLDSNTQYYFEIYPYTNLGSNIDYKTDGTIPSANVSTLEKPDLVLNEILSDPDGDANGDGTVDTFDDEFLEFVNIGSSDIDISNWVLSDETADRHTFPAGTILKPNQAIVIFDGGTPTGDFGGSIIQTAGNLSLNNGGEKITVTDGAGNLLIEEIYAGATQESETRSPDLTGTFEDHTTADTEDASEFSPGTRIDGFAFHPRVEITGNEGWRMLSTPTSDNKYHDLLNNIWTQCSGGADYNGSSCSSTDEPNVQFYNVSTDQFEGVSDLDGTGTIGEMTPGQGFIVYVYSDDDFDGSADGFPKTLEMFGTENNGIIDPPLNAGSDAATLVGNPFLVPIDWDDLTKTDLTGTAYVYDHSYGTISGSPDEEASGVSGSYRAWSSSPQTGSLSDGLIAPLQAFWVINSSSTPSPDLKMSRNASVKGGSFYKKNKNDIPKIQLRAENKYMFNEAYISFNIDGLIGKDSADGYELTPLDHGNYISLSTEVEGTQMDINNLPVELYNPVEIPLHVQAFEAVESGWSLMGGEVTLSWPEMNNIPSDWEITLTDTKLNRTVDLKNTNNYVFEAEGSRAKIANKEPFSPFNPKPFQKEKAVSDARFLITINPNVPDGLIDDNIPDQFTLEQNYPNPFNPTTNIKFEIAETSDVTLNIYNVMGQRVATLVNEVKAPGTYEIAWDAQEMASGIYYYRLRAGGVVFNRQMTLIK from the coding sequence GTGATAGAATCTAATATAACACCTGAACCATCAAACCATGTTACAAATTTCAGTGCAAGTTCATCCAGCATATCTGAAATTGATTTAAGCTGGACCGATGCTTCCGGTTCCACACCTCCTGAAAATTATCTCATTTTGATTAATGAATCAGGTTCATTCACAGCTCCCTCAGATGGAACAGAACAATCAGATGACACCGATCTTTCAGACGGAAGTGGGGTTTTAAATATAGCACAAGGAGTTGAATCTGCTACAATTTCGGGATTGGATTCGAATACACAGTATTATTTTGAAATCTATCCCTACACCAATTTGGGATCAAATATAGATTACAAAACAGATGGTACAATTCCTTCAGCAAATGTTTCGACTCTTGAAAAACCAGATTTAGTATTGAATGAAATACTATCCGATCCGGATGGCGATGCAAATGGCGACGGGACTGTAGATACATTCGATGATGAATTTTTGGAGTTTGTAAATATTGGGAGTTCAGATATTGATATTTCTAATTGGGTACTATCTGATGAAACAGCCGATAGACACACGTTTCCAGCCGGAACAATTTTAAAACCTAATCAGGCAATTGTCATTTTTGATGGTGGAACTCCAACGGGTGATTTTGGAGGATCAATTATCCAAACAGCTGGAAATCTGAGTTTAAATAATGGTGGTGAAAAAATTACTGTAACGGATGGTGCCGGGAATTTACTCATTGAAGAGATATATGCCGGAGCAACCCAAGAATCCGAAACCAGGAGCCCAGATCTAACTGGAACTTTCGAAGATCACACCACGGCTGATACTGAGGATGCTTCTGAGTTTTCACCCGGTACAAGAATCGACGGATTTGCTTTCCACCCCAGAGTTGAAATTACAGGAAATGAAGGCTGGCGCATGCTATCTACTCCTACATCAGATAATAAATACCATGATCTGTTGAATAATATCTGGACACAGTGCTCTGGTGGTGCCGATTATAATGGATCCAGTTGTAGCTCTACAGATGAACCGAATGTGCAATTCTATAATGTTAGTACTGATCAATTTGAAGGGGTCAGTGATTTAGATGGTACTGGCACAATCGGAGAGATGACTCCCGGACAAGGTTTTATCGTATATGTCTATTCTGATGATGATTTTGATGGCTCAGCAGATGGATTCCCAAAAACTCTTGAAATGTTTGGAACAGAAAATAATGGAATCATAGATCCTCCTCTAAATGCAGGTTCCGATGCGGCTACATTGGTTGGCAATCCTTTTCTGGTGCCTATTGACTGGGACGATCTGACAAAAACTGACCTAACTGGTACAGCTTATGTTTACGATCATTCTTATGGAACTATCAGTGGTTCACCTGATGAAGAGGCCTCAGGAGTAAGCGGCAGTTACAGGGCATGGAGCAGTTCACCACAAACAGGTTCACTTAGTGATGGTTTAATAGCTCCGCTTCAGGCTTTTTGGGTCATAAACAGTAGTAGCACTCCTTCTCCAGATCTAAAAATGAGTAGAAACGCATCCGTTAAAGGTGGTTCTTTTTATAAAAAAAATAAAAATGACATTCCAAAAATACAGTTACGAGCTGAAAACAAGTATATGTTCAATGAAGCATATATTTCTTTCAATATTGATGGATTGATTGGAAAAGACTCTGCAGATGGTTACGAACTAACACCCCTCGATCACGGCAATTACATCTCCCTCTCCACCGAAGTTGAAGGCACCCAGATGGATATCAACAATTTGCCGGTTGAATTGTATAATCCAGTTGAGATTCCACTGCACGTACAGGCGTTTGAGGCCGTTGAATCTGGTTGGTCACTGATGGGCGGCGAGGTTACACTCTCCTGGCCGGAAATGAATAATATTCCTTCTGATTGGGAAATTACGCTGACCGATACAAAACTGAACAGAACAGTTGACCTAAAAAACACAAACAATTATGTGTTTGAAGCGGAAGGAAGTCGGGCGAAAATTGCCAACAAAGAACCTTTTAGTCCATTCAATCCCAAACCATTTCAAAAAGAGAAAGCTGTCAGTGATGCCCGGTTCCTGATTACCATCAATCCGAATGTACCAGATGGACTGATTGACGATAATATCCCGGACCAATTCACTCTTGAACAAAACTATCCAAATCCATTCAATCCAACCACCAACATCAAGTTTGAAATCGCAGAGACCAGCGATGTTACGTTAAACATTTACAACGTAATGGGCCAACGAGTTGCCACGCTTGTGAATGAGGTCAAAGCTCCCGGCACATACGAAATCGCCTGGGATGCACAAGAGATGGCGAGTGGCATTTATTATTACAGGCTCAGAGCTGGTGGTGTGGTATTCAATCGTCAGATGACGTTGATAAAGTAA
- a CDS encoding 4Fe-4S binding protein, with the protein MKLLNLPERLGLVNYRNQAKSDIKAHIKVDTDICNSTCPHKATTYTCPANCYTVDDEGIVHFQVEDCIECGTCMYACDQGAVSWEYPDPEIGRGVNWNFG; encoded by the coding sequence ATGAAATTACTAAATCTCCCCGAACGGCTCGGCCTCGTCAACTACCGAAATCAGGCAAAATCGGATATCAAAGCACACATTAAGGTAGATACGGATATCTGTAACTCAACGTGTCCGCATAAGGCGACGACCTATACCTGTCCCGCTAATTGCTATACTGTGGACGATGAAGGTATCGTGCATTTCCAGGTAGAAGATTGCATTGAGTGCGGCACGTGCATGTATGCCTGTGATCAGGGAGCCGTGAGTTGGGAATATCCCGATCCGGAGATTGGCCGTGGAGTCAACTGGAATTTTGGATAG
- a CDS encoding electron transfer flavoprotein subunit alpha/FixB family protein has translation MSTLLTYISVNDGKLKRSSLEVLSRCNELAEEHGHQSDALIIDPNASEVAEKVKAYGPSTIYTIEDPIFKNHLNTPLLKALATAVDQVNPDVLAFASTESSKDILGALAANQNAAALADVSEFDLTNDGVKAKRPVMAAKIISSVESAGYPTILTVRSGSYDVVEKSGDSEIKEIPFSFDEGDLKITLKEIIGATGDKIDLSEAETVVAAGRGAKDEEGQKLVEELASLLNGAIGASRALTEAGIYDPSLQIGQTGKVVSPQLYIAVGISGAIQHVAGMANSKVIVAINKDPDAPIFDIADYGIVGDLYKVLPPFIEELKKIKGNS, from the coding sequence ATGAGTACACTTCTAACATATATCTCTGTTAACGACGGAAAACTGAAACGATCCTCACTGGAAGTTTTGTCCCGGTGTAATGAGCTTGCTGAAGAGCACGGACACCAATCAGACGCTCTGATAATTGATCCTAACGCAAGCGAAGTTGCTGAAAAAGTAAAAGCCTACGGACCCTCTACGATCTACACGATTGAGGATCCCATCTTTAAAAATCATCTGAATACTCCTCTTTTGAAGGCGCTGGCTACGGCTGTTGATCAGGTTAATCCAGATGTTCTGGCCTTTGCCTCCACCGAAAGTTCGAAAGATATTTTGGGAGCATTGGCTGCAAATCAAAATGCGGCGGCATTGGCGGACGTTTCTGAGTTTGATCTTACCAATGATGGTGTAAAAGCCAAGCGGCCTGTGATGGCTGCAAAAATTATCTCTTCCGTTGAATCAGCAGGATATCCCACCATTTTAACAGTCCGATCCGGTTCGTATGATGTAGTTGAAAAATCCGGCGATTCAGAAATCAAGGAGATTCCATTTTCGTTTGATGAAGGCGATCTGAAAATCACACTGAAAGAGATTATCGGTGCGACCGGAGATAAGATTGATCTCTCTGAAGCGGAAACTGTTGTAGCTGCGGGCCGAGGTGCAAAAGATGAAGAAGGTCAGAAATTGGTCGAAGAGTTGGCATCCCTCCTGAATGGAGCGATTGGTGCGTCCAGAGCTCTAACTGAAGCTGGGATTTATGATCCAAGTTTGCAAATTGGCCAGACCGGAAAAGTGGTTTCCCCTCAACTGTATATTGCCGTTGGAATTTCCGGGGCGATTCAGCACGTGGCCGGAATGGCAAACAGCAAGGTAATTGTGGCCATTAATAAAGACCCCGATGCCCCCATTTTTGATATTGCCGATTACGGAATTGTTGGTGATTTGTATAAAGTTTTACCGCCGTTTATTGAAGAGTTGAAAAAAATAAAGGGGAATAGTTGA
- a CDS encoding four helix bundle protein, whose product MLVLNHKKLNVYKKSIELVSEIYRLTEKFPNDERFGLISQLRRSAVSIPSNIAEGASRKSENDRKRFYQIARSSLVELDSQVEISINLEYLSVHEIKKLESRANEVFAMLSKMV is encoded by the coding sequence ATGTTAGTTCTGAATCACAAAAAGTTAAATGTTTATAAGAAAAGTATTGAACTCGTTTCAGAGATCTACCGCTTAACCGAAAAATTTCCGAATGATGAACGATTTGGCTTGATCTCTCAACTTAGAAGATCGGCAGTTTCTATTCCATCAAATATTGCTGAAGGAGCTTCAAGAAAATCAGAAAATGACCGAAAACGATTTTATCAGATCGCAAGATCGTCTTTGGTGGAATTAGATTCACAGGTTGAAATTTCTATTAATCTTGAATATTTATCTGTTCATGAAATCAAAAAGCTTGAAAGTAGAGCTAATGAAGTATTTGCAATGCTTTCGAAGATGGTTTAG
- a CDS encoding acyl-CoA dehydrogenase family protein, which translates to MNLNLLEKKNDLSFELSQDHQMIRDSVRDFTERHIAPDVIERDQKKEFPHDIIKMLADQGLLGIYHSEEYGGAGFDTVSFCLALEEIARWDASIALTVASHTSLASGHIALAGNHQQKKKYLTPLAKGEKLGGWCLTEPGSGSDSSNLSTTATKEGNHWILNGTKTFITQGSVGKIYIVLAKTDPEKGTKGISAFIVEREWDGVQPGEPIHKLGMNTSDTAEIVFDNVKVPEENLLGELNQGFIDTMKVLDGGRIGIGAISVGIARGALEESMKYAKERKQFGKPIGDFQAIEHKIVNMATEIDAARLLVHRAAKSKDLEKPFTKEASMAKLFASEMAERAALEAIQIHGGYGYTKEYHVERFLRDVKLMTIGEGTSEIQRLILAREIKKEMGYS; encoded by the coding sequence ATGAATCTGAATTTATTAGAAAAGAAGAACGATTTATCATTCGAGCTGTCTCAAGATCATCAAATGATTCGCGATTCTGTCCGTGATTTTACTGAGCGTCATATTGCCCCGGATGTAATCGAAAGAGATCAAAAAAAAGAGTTTCCCCACGATATCATCAAAATGCTGGCCGACCAGGGACTTCTGGGAATTTATCACAGCGAGGAATATGGAGGCGCGGGGTTTGATACGGTTAGCTTTTGCCTGGCGCTGGAAGAAATTGCCCGGTGGGATGCGTCCATTGCCTTGACCGTAGCATCTCACACGTCCCTTGCCAGCGGACATATCGCCCTGGCTGGAAACCATCAACAAAAAAAGAAGTACCTCACTCCTCTTGCCAAAGGCGAAAAACTGGGTGGATGGTGTCTGACCGAGCCCGGTAGTGGTAGTGATTCTTCTAATCTATCAACTACAGCCACCAAAGAGGGCAATCACTGGATTCTGAATGGGACAAAAACATTTATTACACAGGGATCTGTGGGGAAAATCTATATAGTACTTGCCAAAACCGATCCCGAGAAAGGTACAAAAGGAATCAGTGCATTTATTGTTGAGCGTGAGTGGGACGGCGTGCAGCCCGGGGAACCGATCCACAAATTGGGAATGAACACCTCTGATACGGCTGAAATTGTATTTGATAATGTGAAAGTGCCGGAAGAGAATCTTTTGGGTGAGTTGAACCAAGGCTTTATTGACACAATGAAAGTGCTGGACGGCGGACGAATTGGAATCGGTGCGATCTCTGTGGGAATAGCCCGTGGCGCCCTGGAAGAATCGATGAAATATGCCAAAGAGAGAAAGCAGTTTGGCAAACCCATTGGAGATTTCCAGGCCATTGAGCATAAAATTGTAAATATGGCCACCGAGATTGACGCAGCAAGATTATTAGTTCACCGTGCAGCAAAAAGCAAAGATCTTGAGAAACCATTTACCAAAGAAGCTTCGATGGCCAAACTGTTTGCATCCGAAATGGCTGAACGGGCTGCTCTTGAAGCGATACAAATCCACGGGGGATACGGCTACACAAAAGAATATCATGTAGAGCGATTTCTTCGGGATGTGAAACTGATGACGATTGGCGAGGGTACATCCGAAATCCAGCGGCTTATTTTGGCGAGAGAGATCAAAAAAGAGATGGGATACAGCTAA
- a CDS encoding FAD-dependent oxidoreductase → MDEKFDCIIVGAGVAGLAAAMTLARNNMKFLLIERGEFAGAKNVSGGVLWGNDLAKLVPEYWKEDGGWERYINHRRLSFMDEKSCFTVDFKSSHFNEPPYSGVVVLRSKFDRWLADKVQEAIDESDFAMESFIATNILVEEILMEDDKAVGIRTGDEKFYADSVIIAEGVNNLLTRQVGLQDDYVPADHMLTGIKEIIRFDQQKLEDRFQLNGKSGMSNEFVGFATDGVEGGGFLYTNKETISLGLVLGVKDLREKEKKPHDILNKFKTHPVISDIIKDGEVVEYSAHVVSSGDKRVMPKKLYKDGLLICGEAANLLMNAGKAIQGMDYAMRSGILAAETIVESKEKNDFSEQSMQQYEKALNDSYVMKDINNFQDAVHLLHDPIMTQKMPNLICDFGRNFFTIKNQPTKKARTILNKSVKKHASWWDLVKVGIKGGKAL, encoded by the coding sequence ATGGACGAAAAATTTGATTGTATCATCGTTGGCGCAGGAGTTGCCGGCTTGGCGGCTGCGATGACGCTGGCCCGAAACAACATGAAATTCCTGCTGATTGAACGCGGGGAGTTTGCCGGTGCCAAAAATGTATCCGGTGGTGTGTTGTGGGGAAATGATCTCGCCAAATTGGTTCCCGAATACTGGAAGGAAGATGGAGGATGGGAGCGGTACATCAATCACCGGCGATTGAGTTTTATGGATGAAAAATCTTGCTTCACCGTTGATTTTAAATCCTCCCATTTCAACGAGCCTCCCTACAGCGGCGTTGTGGTTTTGCGATCAAAATTTGACCGGTGGTTGGCTGACAAAGTCCAGGAAGCGATTGATGAGAGTGATTTTGCAATGGAGTCGTTCATCGCCACAAATATTCTGGTTGAAGAGATTTTGATGGAGGATGATAAAGCCGTCGGAATCCGAACCGGTGATGAGAAGTTTTATGCCGATTCAGTGATTATCGCAGAGGGAGTCAATAATTTGTTAACACGCCAGGTTGGACTTCAGGATGATTACGTTCCCGCCGATCACATGCTGACAGGCATCAAAGAGATTATTCGGTTTGATCAACAAAAGCTTGAAGATCGGTTCCAATTGAACGGCAAAAGTGGGATGAGCAACGAGTTTGTCGGTTTTGCAACCGATGGAGTTGAAGGAGGCGGATTCTTGTATACAAACAAAGAAACCATCTCGCTCGGATTGGTTCTCGGAGTGAAAGATCTGAGAGAAAAGGAGAAAAAACCGCACGACATTCTCAATAAGTTTAAAACACACCCGGTGATCTCAGACATTATCAAAGACGGCGAAGTTGTGGAGTATTCCGCACATGTTGTTTCCTCCGGCGATAAGCGAGTGATGCCGAAAAAGCTGTACAAAGATGGTCTCCTGATTTGTGGTGAAGCAGCCAACCTCTTGATGAATGCCGGTAAAGCGATTCAAGGAATGGACTACGCGATGCGATCCGGAATTCTGGCGGCCGAAACGATTGTAGAATCCAAAGAAAAGAATGATTTCAGTGAGCAATCGATGCAACAATATGAAAAGGCGCTGAATGACAGTTACGTGATGAAAGACATCAACAACTTCCAGGATGCGGTTCATCTGCTACACGATCCCATTATGACTCAAAAAATGCCAAATCTGATCTGCGATTTCGGACGAAATTTCTTCACCATCAAAAATCAACCCACAAAAAAAGCCCGAACGATATTGAATAAATCAGTGAAGAAGCACGCATCGTGGTGGGATTTGGTGAAAGTGGGAATAAAAGGTGGGAAAGCTTTATGA
- a CDS encoding amidohydrolase family protein — protein MKRLLLLFTLIFCYSSLLSAQDENGEEDWDVTEHRAETEQVSFETTEGTWMNLDVSPDGEEVVFDLLGNIYVMPIEGGEAEVIRESIAYEVQPRFSPDGSKISFTSDAGGGDNIWVMNRDGSNARQVSEEDFRLLNNADWTPDGNYLVARKHFTSTRSLGAGEIWMFHMTGGSGIQLTERPNDQQDVGQPVVSPDGRYVYYSQDVYPGGYFQYNKDPNSQIYAINRYDREEGDIERVTGGPGGAISPTISPDGTKLAFIKRVRTKSVLYIRDLETGIERPVYDNMSPDQQQAWAIFGPYTNIDWTPDGNHLVFWAQGKINKLNVETLAVEEIPFEAKINYEVADAVQYEFDPAPEKFTAKAIRHAVTSPDGETVVFNAAGYLWKKDLPNGTPERLTNESNLEFEPSFSADGSKLVYVTWHDVEMGKIKVLDMTQENAIPETITDRKGIYREPSFSPDGETILFRREDGNNHQGHAYTVNPGIYTMPVTGGEQTLIHDDGENPMFNADGSRIFYLGGSYLENEFRSMNLNGEDHKTHFSSKYANNFVPSPNNEWVAFNELFKVYIAPMPEVGSGIELNADTKAIPVTHVAKDAGISLNWSNDGNQLHWTLGENYYSVELQEAFDFLNGETDEELPLGTNEGIDIGLELEMDIPSGTVAFTNVHIITMNGDEVIENGTIIINRNRIESVGTVDEVEIPAEAHVIDAEGKTIMPGFVDAHAHIGNFRQGLSPNQQWEYFANLAYGVTTAHDPSSDTEMIFSQSEMVKAGNMVGPRIFSTGRILYGADAEYKAVVNNLEDARSAVRRTKAFGATSVKSYNQPRRDQRQQVLQAAREIGINVMPEGGSTFTHNMSMIIDGHTGIEHNVPIYPLYNDVLTLWSNTEVGYTPTLVVNYGSMSGEYYWYQHSNVWEKERLLNFTPRAIIDSRSRHRTMVPEEEYEMGHMFSAASANDLHDLGVTVNIGAHGQLQGLGAHWETWMFEQGGMSNHEALKVATINGANYIGVGEHLGSLEEGKLADLIVIDGNPLENLRDTENVVYTMVNGRLYDASTMNEIGNHPDERLPFWWEQLDYDEQFDWHAIIESDNVIQCSCQTKH, from the coding sequence ATGAAACGCCTCCTCCTATTATTTACCCTGATCTTTTGTTACTCCTCTCTCCTATCCGCACAGGATGAAAATGGAGAAGAAGATTGGGATGTCACCGAACATCGAGCTGAGACTGAACAAGTTAGTTTTGAAACAACTGAAGGCACATGGATGAATCTTGATGTGAGTCCTGATGGCGAAGAGGTTGTTTTTGATCTTCTTGGAAATATTTATGTGATGCCGATTGAGGGCGGTGAAGCGGAAGTAATCAGAGAAAGTATCGCCTATGAAGTTCAGCCGCGATTTAGTCCGGACGGATCTAAAATTTCATTCACAAGCGATGCCGGCGGTGGCGATAATATTTGGGTGATGAACCGGGACGGATCAAATGCCCGGCAAGTGTCGGAAGAAGATTTCAGATTACTGAATAATGCGGATTGGACACCCGATGGAAATTACTTGGTCGCGCGTAAACATTTCACTTCCACAAGATCTTTGGGTGCCGGAGAGATCTGGATGTTTCATATGACCGGGGGCTCGGGAATTCAATTAACGGAACGGCCGAATGATCAGCAGGATGTGGGACAACCGGTCGTATCTCCCGACGGACGATATGTGTACTACAGCCAGGATGTGTACCCGGGCGGTTATTTTCAATACAACAAAGACCCAAACAGCCAGATTTATGCGATCAACCGGTATGACCGAGAGGAAGGCGACATTGAGCGAGTGACCGGCGGACCGGGTGGAGCGATCTCTCCTACCATCTCACCGGATGGTACAAAATTGGCTTTTATCAAACGAGTACGTACCAAATCTGTTCTGTATATCCGGGATTTGGAAACCGGAATTGAACGGCCGGTTTATGATAATATGAGTCCCGATCAACAGCAGGCGTGGGCAATTTTTGGACCCTATACCAATATCGACTGGACGCCGGATGGCAACCATCTTGTGTTCTGGGCGCAGGGAAAAATCAACAAATTGAATGTGGAGACATTAGCGGTTGAAGAAATTCCGTTTGAAGCTAAAATCAATTATGAAGTAGCCGATGCCGTACAATACGAATTTGATCCCGCTCCCGAAAAATTTACAGCGAAAGCAATTCGCCATGCCGTTACCTCTCCCGATGGTGAAACAGTGGTGTTCAACGCAGCCGGATATCTCTGGAAAAAGGATCTGCCAAACGGAACTCCTGAACGGCTGACGAACGAATCAAACCTGGAATTTGAACCCTCATTTTCTGCTGACGGAAGCAAACTTGTGTATGTAACCTGGCATGATGTGGAGATGGGAAAAATTAAAGTGTTGGATATGACGCAGGAGAATGCCATACCGGAAACCATCACAGATCGAAAAGGAATCTATCGGGAACCCTCATTTTCTCCGGACGGCGAAACCATCCTCTTCAGAAGAGAAGACGGCAATAATCACCAGGGACATGCTTATACCGTCAATCCCGGAATTTATACAATGCCGGTAACAGGCGGCGAACAAACGTTGATTCATGATGATGGTGAAAACCCGATGTTTAACGCAGACGGATCACGGATTTTCTACCTCGGTGGCTCCTACCTGGAAAATGAATTCAGATCGATGAATCTGAATGGAGAAGATCATAAGACTCATTTCTCATCCAAATATGCGAATAATTTTGTACCAAGCCCAAATAATGAGTGGGTTGCGTTTAACGAGCTATTCAAAGTGTACATCGCCCCAATGCCCGAAGTTGGCAGTGGAATTGAGCTGAATGCCGATACAAAAGCCATTCCGGTAACCCATGTAGCGAAAGATGCCGGAATCAGCCTGAATTGGTCGAATGACGGGAACCAACTTCACTGGACACTCGGGGAGAATTATTATTCGGTTGAACTTCAGGAAGCGTTTGACTTTCTGAATGGTGAAACGGATGAAGAACTTCCGCTTGGAACCAATGAAGGAATCGATATTGGTCTTGAACTGGAGATGGATATTCCCTCAGGAACGGTCGCTTTCACAAATGTCCATATCATCACAATGAATGGTGATGAGGTGATTGAAAACGGAACAATCATTATCAATCGAAACCGAATTGAATCTGTCGGAACTGTGGATGAGGTAGAAATCCCTGCGGAAGCGCATGTGATTGATGCAGAAGGAAAAACCATCATGCCGGGATTTGTAGATGCACATGCTCACATCGGAAATTTTCGACAAGGGTTGAGTCCGAATCAGCAGTGGGAATATTTTGCAAACCTGGCGTATGGGGTTACAACTGCACATGACCCGTCCTCAGATACCGAGATGATTTTCTCTCAATCCGAGATGGTGAAAGCCGGAAATATGGTGGGGCCGCGTATCTTCTCTACCGGACGAATTCTGTACGGAGCCGATGCAGAATATAAAGCTGTTGTCAACAATCTTGAGGATGCTCGCTCGGCTGTTCGGCGAACAAAAGCGTTTGGAGCTACCTCCGTAAAAAGTTACAATCAGCCGCGACGTGATCAGCGTCAGCAGGTCCTTCAGGCCGCTCGTGAAATCGGCATTAATGTGATGCCGGAAGGCGGATCAACTTTTACCCATAATATGAGCATGATTATTGACGGGCACACCGGAATTGAACATAATGTACCGATCTATCCGCTTTATAATGATGTTTTGACGCTATGGTCGAATACAGAAGTTGGATATACACCAACACTTGTTGTGAATTATGGAAGCATGAGCGGTGAATATTATTGGTATCAACACTCCAATGTTTGGGAGAAAGAACGGCTGCTGAACTTCACCCCTCGTGCTATTATTGATTCGCGATCCAGACACAGAACCATGGTTCCCGAAGAGGAATATGAAATGGGGCATATGTTCAGCGCCGCCTCGGCTAATGACCTGCATGATCTTGGAGTCACAGTCAATATTGGTGCTCATGGTCAGCTACAGGGACTCGGTGCCCATTGGGAAACCTGGATGTTTGAGCAAGGTGGAATGAGCAATCACGAAGCACTGAAGGTAGCAACAATTAATGGTGCAAATTATATTGGAGTAGGAGAACATCTCGGTTCACTTGAAGAAGGTAAACTTGCCGACCTGATTGTGATTGACGGAAATCCGCTTGAAAATTTACGTGATACCGAAAACGTTGTTTATACGATGGTCAACGGCCGGTTGTATGATGCATCAACCATGAATGAGATTGGAAATCATCCTGATGAGCGTCTCCCCTTTTGGTGGGAACAGCTCGATTATGATGAGCAATTCGACTGGCATGCCATCATCGAATCGGATAACGTGATTCAGTGCAGTTGCCAAACGAAGCATTAG